One Telluria mixta DNA window includes the following coding sequences:
- a CDS encoding NADPH-dependent F420 reductase, producing MTTTINTVGIIGAGAIGQAMAKQLVRAGLDVILSNSRDPSTLAPVIDALGPHAKAGTRQQAAAADIVFVSVNWSRLEDALADIDWHGRIVIDANNPVLLPGYKLAELGGRNSTQVLTDLVPGARVVKAFNTLLAAVLAGEPREAGGRRVVFLSGDDAEAKKIVGGLIDRLGFVGIDLGSTQVGGNLQQFPGGPLPAVNLIKLA from the coding sequence ATGACTACCACCATCAACACCGTCGGCATCATCGGCGCCGGCGCCATCGGCCAGGCCATGGCCAAGCAGCTCGTCCGCGCCGGCCTCGACGTCATCCTGAGCAACAGCCGCGACCCATCCACGCTTGCGCCGGTGATCGACGCGCTCGGCCCGCATGCCAAGGCGGGTACCCGCCAGCAGGCTGCCGCGGCCGACATCGTGTTCGTGAGCGTGAACTGGTCGCGGCTGGAAGATGCGCTCGCGGATATCGACTGGCATGGCCGCATCGTCATCGATGCCAACAACCCGGTGCTGCTGCCCGGCTACAAGCTCGCGGAACTCGGCGGCCGCAACTCGACGCAGGTCCTGACCGATCTCGTGCCCGGTGCGCGCGTGGTCAAGGCTTTCAACACCTTGCTGGCGGCCGTATTGGCGGGCGAGCCGAGGGAGGCAGGAGGCCGTCGCGTGGTCTTCCTCTCGGGTGACGACGCCGAGGCCAAGAAAATCGTCGGCGGCCTGATCGACCGCCTCGGGTTCGTCGGCATCGACCTGGGTTCGACCCAGGTCGGCGGCAACCTCCAGCAGTTCCCCGG